A region from the Candidatus Gracilibacteria bacterium genome encodes:
- a CDS encoding MBL fold metallo-hydrolase, producing the protein MIFIILIAIYFYKTPRSDTLYLDFLAIGQGDSILITIPGPYRILVDGGPDQNVLSELGEVMPFMDRTIDLVILTHPHADHVDGLVQVLRRYRVRAVLMTGMTYNDSSYEAFLNEIQDQNIPFFIASASQDFEFGHATFDLLFPYTSLAGTSMENINNSSIVFRLEACGHSALFQGDAELEVEKSLLSHGIDISAELIKAGHHGSRTASSLDFLEAVDPDLMVIQFGEENSFGHPHSETLETLEALDIAMQSTEKERVRVEWKCP; encoded by the coding sequence TTGATTTTCATAATTCTTATTGCGATCTATTTTTATAAAACACCGCGATCCGACACGCTGTATCTTGATTTTTTGGCTATTGGCCAAGGGGATTCCATCTTGATCACGATTCCGGGGCCGTATCGCATTCTCGTGGATGGTGGGCCGGACCAAAACGTACTTTCCGAACTCGGTGAGGTTATGCCGTTTATGGATCGAACCATTGATCTCGTCATTCTTACCCACCCGCATGCGGATCATGTCGATGGGTTGGTTCAGGTGTTGCGACGATACCGAGTGCGAGCCGTGCTCATGACCGGGATGACGTACAACGATTCCTCGTATGAGGCTTTTCTAAATGAAATTCAAGATCAAAATATTCCGTTTTTCATCGCTTCCGCTTCTCAAGATTTTGAGTTCGGCCATGCAACCTTCGATCTTCTCTTCCCTTACACTTCTCTGGCCGGGACTTCGATGGAAAACATCAATAATTCCTCAATTGTTTTTCGGTTGGAGGCGTGTGGACATTCCGCACTTTTCCAGGGTGATGCCGAACTGGAAGTCGAAAAATCACTTTTATCTCATGGGATTGATATATCGGCCGAACTGATAAAAGCCGGCCATCACGGGAGCCGAACCGCCTCAAGTCTTGATTTCTTGGAAGCCGTGGACCCGGATTTGATGGTGATCCAATTTGGGGAAGAAAATTCATTTGGACATCCGCATTCCGAGACGCTTGAAACGTTGGAAGCGTTGGATATTGCAATGCAAAGCACGGAAAAAGAACGAGTCCGAGTTGAATGGAAATGCCCCTAA
- the efp gene encoding elongation factor P — protein MAQSITDLRRGRVVVHEGEPCLILENSFMRTAQRKPVMRTKLRGLISGKVIAKTYIAGEAFDLAQIEKANAQFMYKDADFAYFMDNTTYDQFQLSLSMLGDGIQYLKDGEEAIITKYEDKTIGVELPAKVTLKVIESMPGVRGDTAQGGTKPATLETGLVVQVPLFINEGEMIRVNTDTGEYVERAQS, from the coding sequence ATGGCTCAATCCATCACCGATCTCCGCCGAGGACGCGTTGTGGTTCATGAAGGCGAACCTTGTCTCATTCTTGAAAACAGCTTCATGCGCACCGCGCAACGCAAGCCTGTGATGCGCACCAAATTGCGTGGGCTTATTTCCGGAAAAGTGATTGCAAAAACTTATATTGCCGGTGAAGCCTTTGATTTGGCACAGATTGAAAAAGCAAATGCCCAATTCATGTATAAAGATGCGGATTTCGCTTATTTCATGGACAATACGACCTACGACCAATTCCAATTGTCTCTTTCGATGTTGGGCGACGGGATTCAATATCTCAAAGACGGAGAAGAAGCCATCATCACCAAGTACGAGGACAAGACGATCGGGGTTGAACTCCCTGCCAAAGTGACGTTAAAAGTGATTGAATCCATGCCCGGGGTCCGAGGAGACACGGCCCAAGGAGGAACCAAGCCCGCCACACTGGAAACGGGCCTCGTGGTTCAAGTGCCTTTATTTATCAATGAGGGCGAAATGATTCGCGTGAACACAGATACCGGGGAATATGTGGAACGAGCGCAGAGTTAG
- the murB gene encoding UDP-N-acetylmuramate dehydrogenase yields MALKDFPGVKQQIPLKLYSTFRVGGPADYFYSARDVESFLKISSEAKSENCRIFVLGNGSNVLFLDEGFRGLVIKMEMTGLEIKEDRLIAEAGATWPSILKVAEKAGLSGLEEMSGLPGTLGGAVCGNAGCFGKEMAQLVESALLYDPLSGKTKEVDQNYFNFRYRWSRLKETHEIVLRVTLKLKNRSHEGKKSDISLDNAGKQTLTSFASERAKKQPPGFSSGSFFKNPSPEKPAGLLIDQCGLKGFRVGGAQISPKHANFFINTGMASAQDLLSLRDQVKKSVFDRFQIALEEEVIIVKNNP; encoded by the coding sequence ATGGCACTTAAGGATTTTCCCGGAGTTAAACAACAGATCCCCCTTAAACTTTATTCCACGTTTCGTGTGGGAGGACCTGCGGATTATTTTTATTCAGCGCGAGATGTTGAGAGTTTCTTGAAAATTTCGTCAGAAGCGAAAAGTGAAAACTGTCGTATTTTTGTCTTGGGAAACGGGAGTAATGTTCTTTTTTTGGATGAAGGATTCCGTGGATTGGTGATAAAAATGGAAATGACGGGCCTTGAAATAAAAGAGGACCGACTCATCGCTGAGGCGGGAGCCACATGGCCTTCCATCCTTAAAGTGGCTGAAAAAGCAGGGTTATCCGGACTCGAAGAAATGAGTGGCCTCCCCGGGACTCTGGGAGGTGCGGTTTGCGGTAATGCGGGTTGCTTTGGGAAAGAAATGGCCCAACTTGTAGAAAGTGCCCTTTTGTACGATCCCCTTTCCGGAAAAACCAAAGAAGTTGATCAAAATTATTTTAATTTTCGTTATCGCTGGAGCCGACTCAAAGAAACGCATGAAATTGTTTTACGCGTCACCCTAAAGCTTAAAAATCGAAGTCATGAAGGAAAAAAATCCGACATTTCGCTTGATAATGCGGGGAAACAGACACTCACTTCGTTCGCGTCTGAACGCGCCAAGAAACAACCTCCGGGCTTCAGTTCCGGTTCTTTTTTCAAAAATCCTTCCCCTGAAAAGCCGGCTGGACTGCTCATTGACCAATGCGGGCTCAAGGGATTTCGCGTCGGTGGCGCCCAAATTTCACCCAAGCACGCTAACTTTTTTATCAACACCGGGATGGCTTCGGCACAAGACCTCCTTTCCCTTCGTGATCAGGTTAAAAAATCGGTATTTGACCGTTTCCAAATCGCACTGGAAGAGGAGGTTATTATCGTTAAAAACAACCCATAA
- the dcd gene encoding dCTP deaminase, with amino-acid sequence MILSDKTLKKMILEGGLVVKPLSEDSIQPASIDCRLGGHYLLMEHTHMESITLDTEIPYREIEGDSITIPPHSFLLATTQEYIELPNDLTAFVEGRSSIGRIGLFIQNAGWVDPGFKGTITLELYNANSLPIKLQKGRRICQLVFCKMDQAAETPYNGKYQGQTKAVGSRIFGDRELGKL; translated from the coding sequence ATGATTCTTTCCGATAAAACACTCAAAAAAATGATCCTGGAAGGGGGCCTCGTTGTGAAGCCTCTTTCCGAGGATTCCATTCAACCTGCCTCGATCGATTGTCGTTTGGGGGGCCATTATTTGCTCATGGAGCACACCCACATGGAGTCCATTACCCTCGACACGGAAATCCCTTATCGGGAAATCGAAGGGGATTCGATCACGATCCCGCCGCATTCTTTTCTTTTAGCTACCACGCAAGAATACATTGAGCTTCCCAATGACCTCACCGCTTTTGTGGAAGGGAGGAGTTCGATTGGTCGAATCGGGCTTTTTATCCAAAATGCGGGATGGGTGGATCCGGGATTTAAGGGCACTATTACGCTAGAGCTGTACAACGCCAATTCGCTTCCCATCAAATTGCAAAAAGGCCGACGCATCTGTCAGTTGGTGTTTTGCAAAATGGATCAGGCCGCGGAAACGCCTTACAACGGAAAATACCAAGGCCAAACCAAGGCCGTGGGGAGTCGTATTTTTGGAGATCGAGAACTGGGGAAATTATAA
- a CDS encoding RluA family pseudouridine synthase — MNKPPRIASVPSPGIFLNSTVMGKVQNENIDPQHGKPYLLHRLDYDTSGILCFGKQKKDRHELEAIFKGPAKTDSIQHKATTHKRYLALVMGIPTGEVITKPLPGRTSSEKISAQTYYKVRQIFKIPGLMCALVEAEIKTGRKHQIRQHFASIGHPVALDIKYGNRPFNRRFNNIFHMGRQFLHAETLIFYHPFLKKDITVTAPPPPDMKFVLKRLG, encoded by the coding sequence GTGAACAAGCCGCCGCGCATCGCATCCGTGCCGTCTCCGGGGATTTTTTTGAATTCCACAGTCATGGGAAAAGTTCAAAACGAAAACATCGACCCCCAGCACGGAAAACCTTATCTGTTGCACCGCCTCGACTACGACACGTCCGGGATTCTTTGTTTTGGAAAACAGAAAAAAGATCGCCATGAATTGGAGGCGATTTTTAAAGGTCCGGCAAAAACCGACTCGATTCAACATAAAGCAACCACTCATAAGCGGTACCTCGCTCTTGTGATGGGCATCCCAACAGGGGAGGTGATCACCAAACCATTGCCCGGCCGCACGTCTTCCGAGAAAATTTCCGCCCAAACGTATTACAAAGTGCGTCAAATCTTTAAAATTCCGGGGCTCATGTGCGCCTTGGTGGAAGCGGAAATCAAGACCGGGCGCAAGCATCAGATTCGCCAGCACTTCGCGTCTATCGGCCATCCCGTGGCCCTGGACATCAAATACGGCAATCGGCCTTTCAATCGCAGGTTCAACAACATTTTTCACATGGGCCGCCAATTCCTCCACGCCGAAACCCTGATTTTTTATCATCCTTTCCTCAAAAAAGACATCACCGTGACCGCGCCGCCGCCTCCGGATATGAAATTTGTATTGAAAAGGTTGGGCTAA
- the murA gene encoding UDP-N-acetylglucosamine 1-carboxyvinyltransferase → MPQFIIQGGIPLQGSLHIHGSKNASLPILAATLLTDESCVLHNVPDISDVHAFIDILKGVGGEVSFEQGTVHVRTEKIKNTTASPELVKHMRASILLMGPLLARHGEIELAFPGGCVLGKRSIHAHTHAFTKLGAEIIEKEFAVQARRKKLKGTHVLMSEASVTATENAVMVAVLAEGKTTIHWAAMEPHVQDLCQFLVKMGAKIEGMGTHTLVIHGVEKLHGAEYTVTSDYLEAGTLALAALLTRGEVTLQGIVPGHLDSFWQKLEEVGARFEIKGDCVTLKPLPKGEYFKPVEQLKTAVFPGFATDLQAPFSILLTQAKGKSRIFETLFEGRLNYLSELEKMGAKVDLHNPQQATIYGPTQLQGASIKSCDIRAGAAMVLAALAAQGTTHIHDIDYIDRGYEKLDECLRSLGAKIERE, encoded by the coding sequence ATGCCCCAATTTATTATCCAAGGAGGAATCCCGTTGCAAGGATCCCTTCACATCCATGGGTCTAAAAATGCGAGTTTGCCGATTTTGGCCGCCACGTTGCTGACCGATGAGTCGTGCGTGCTTCATAATGTGCCCGATATTTCAGATGTGCATGCGTTCATCGATATTTTAAAAGGGGTTGGAGGGGAAGTGAGCTTTGAACAAGGAACGGTCCATGTTCGAACGGAAAAAATTAAAAATACTACGGCTTCGCCTGAATTGGTGAAGCACATGCGCGCTTCGATTTTGCTCATGGGGCCCCTATTGGCGCGTCATGGTGAAATTGAACTGGCTTTTCCGGGAGGCTGTGTGTTGGGCAAGCGGTCGATTCATGCGCACACGCACGCGTTCACCAAATTGGGGGCCGAGATCATTGAAAAAGAATTTGCCGTGCAAGCGCGACGAAAAAAACTCAAGGGTACCCACGTTTTGATGTCTGAAGCCAGTGTGACGGCAACGGAAAATGCAGTGATGGTCGCCGTATTGGCGGAAGGAAAAACCACGATTCATTGGGCCGCCATGGAACCGCACGTCCAGGATTTATGCCAATTTTTGGTGAAAATGGGGGCGAAAATTGAAGGGATGGGGACACATACTTTGGTGATTCACGGGGTTGAAAAATTACACGGCGCGGAATACACGGTAACCAGTGATTATCTCGAGGCCGGGACCTTGGCTTTGGCTGCGCTTTTGACGCGGGGAGAGGTGACTTTGCAGGGGATTGTTCCCGGACATCTGGATAGTTTTTGGCAGAAACTGGAGGAAGTGGGCGCGCGATTTGAAATCAAAGGGGATTGCGTGACATTGAAGCCCTTGCCAAAAGGAGAATACTTTAAACCGGTCGAGCAATTAAAAACCGCGGTTTTCCCGGGGTTTGCCACGGATTTGCAAGCGCCATTTTCCATTTTGCTCACGCAGGCTAAGGGAAAAAGTCGTATTTTTGAAACCTTATTTGAAGGCCGGCTCAATTATTTATCCGAGCTCGAAAAAATGGGAGCAAAAGTTGACCTCCACAACCCGCAACAAGCCACGATTTACGGGCCAACTCAATTGCAAGGCGCCTCGATCAAAAGTTGCGACATTCGCGCCGGGGCCGCCATGGTGCTTGCTGCGTTGGCCGCTCAAGGGACTACTCATATTCATGACATCGACTACATCGATCGTGGGTATGAAAAATTGGACGAGTGCTTGAGAAGTTTGGGGGCAAAAATCGAGAGGGAATAA
- a CDS encoding pilin produces MVSSLTKTTVKQGAIVLGLMAFGLIALHLFSVDIAHAQLISTEDVPQNVADATNGEGSFRTLARTMVNFFLYFLGFLATLMIIYGGVLYVTSAGNDEGVGKAKKILIYAVVGIVVILLSYAIVNTVIGAGVGDQAST; encoded by the coding sequence ATGGTTTCCTCCCTCACAAAGACCACGGTGAAGCAAGGTGCCATTGTCCTCGGACTCATGGCTTTCGGCCTTATTGCGCTTCACTTGTTCTCAGTTGACATCGCCCATGCTCAGCTCATCTCAACCGAAGATGTGCCCCAAAACGTTGCCGATGCCACAAATGGCGAAGGCAGCTTCCGCACCCTGGCTCGCACCATGGTTAACTTCTTCCTTTATTTCCTCGGATTCTTGGCCACCCTCATGATCATCTATGGAGGTGTTCTCTATGTCACATCCGCCGGCAATGATGAAGGAGTTGGCAAAGCCAAAAAAATCTTGATCTACGCGGTGGTTGGAATCGTCGTCATTCTTCTCTCTTACGCCATCGTAAATACCGTGATCGGCGCCGGAGTCGGAGATCAGGCTTCCACCTAA
- a CDS encoding redoxin domain-containing protein, with protein MKVEIGLPIPEGEFEVYHNDAFGKVKLSDYRGKWLVLFFYPADFTFVCPTELQELAQHYEEFKALGVEILSVSTDTVFVHKACHDHSPAIKTLQFPMVADPTGTLAKTFGVYMAGEGLARRGTFIMDPEGVLKAYEIHDNTIGRSAAELLRKIQAAQFVREHNGEVCPASWKPGAATLKAGIDLVGKI; from the coding sequence ATGAAAGTCGAGATCGGCCTTCCCATTCCCGAGGGAGAGTTTGAGGTCTATCACAACGACGCATTCGGTAAAGTAAAACTCTCCGATTATCGAGGAAAATGGTTGGTGCTTTTCTTTTATCCCGCGGATTTCACGTTCGTTTGCCCCACCGAGCTTCAAGAACTGGCTCAGCATTATGAGGAATTCAAGGCTCTGGGCGTGGAAATTCTCAGCGTGAGCACAGACACGGTTTTTGTGCACAAAGCCTGTCACGACCATTCGCCGGCTATTAAAACACTGCAATTCCCCATGGTGGCGGATCCCACCGGAACTCTGGCCAAAACATTTGGCGTGTATATGGCAGGGGAGGGACTGGCTCGCCGCGGAACCTTTATCATGGATCCGGAAGGCGTTTTAAAAGCTTATGAAATCCATGACAACACCATTGGTCGCAGTGCCGCGGAATTGTTGCGAAAAATTCAAGCCGCTCAATTTGTAAGGGAGCACAATGGCGAGGTGTGTCCGGCCAGTTGGAAACCCGGCGCCGCCACCTTAAAAGCCGGGATTGATTTGGTGGGTAAAATTTAA